The Mycolicibacterium flavescens genome has a segment encoding these proteins:
- a CDS encoding acyl-CoA dehydrogenase, with protein MTDFLATGTLPDHYEQLAKTVRDFAQSVVAPVSAKHDEEHSFPYEVVAGMADMGLFGLPFPEEYGGMGGDYFALCLALEELGKVDQSVAITLEAGVSLGAMPVYRFGSEKQRQEWLPLLASGKALGAFGLTEAGGGSDAGATKTTARLDDGHWVINGSKQFITNSGTDITKLVTVTAVTGEKPDGKKEISSILVPVPIDGFTAEPAYSKVGWNASDTHPLSFDDVRVPEENLLGERGRGYANFLRILDEGRIAIAALSVGAAQGCVDESVKYAKEREAFGAAIGSYQAIAFKIARMEARAHVARTAYYDAAALMLAGKPFKKAASIAKMVASEAAMDNARDATQIFGGYGFMNEYSVARHYRDSKILEIGEGTTEVQLMLIGRELGL; from the coding sequence ATGACTGATTTTCTAGCCACCGGGACACTTCCCGATCATTACGAACAACTGGCCAAGACGGTCCGCGACTTCGCCCAGAGCGTGGTGGCGCCCGTCTCCGCCAAACACGACGAGGAACATTCGTTCCCGTACGAGGTCGTCGCGGGCATGGCCGACATGGGACTGTTCGGTCTGCCGTTCCCCGAGGAGTACGGCGGCATGGGCGGCGACTACTTCGCGCTGTGCCTGGCATTGGAGGAACTCGGCAAGGTCGACCAGAGCGTGGCGATCACGCTCGAGGCGGGGGTATCGCTGGGTGCGATGCCGGTGTACCGGTTCGGCAGCGAGAAGCAGAGGCAGGAGTGGCTGCCGCTGTTGGCGAGCGGTAAGGCGCTCGGTGCGTTCGGCCTCACCGAGGCCGGCGGCGGCAGCGATGCCGGCGCCACCAAGACCACCGCCCGTCTCGACGACGGCCACTGGGTCATCAACGGTTCCAAGCAGTTCATCACCAACTCGGGCACCGACATCACGAAGCTGGTCACCGTCACCGCCGTCACGGGCGAGAAACCCGATGGCAAGAAGGAGATCTCGTCGATTCTGGTTCCGGTGCCCATCGACGGGTTCACCGCCGAACCGGCGTACAGCAAGGTGGGTTGGAACGCCAGCGACACCCACCCGTTGAGCTTCGACGACGTGCGCGTGCCGGAGGAGAACCTTCTCGGTGAGCGCGGCCGGGGCTATGCCAACTTCCTTCGCATCCTCGACGAGGGCCGCATCGCGATCGCCGCGCTGTCGGTCGGTGCCGCCCAGGGGTGTGTCGACGAATCGGTCAAGTACGCCAAGGAACGCGAGGCCTTCGGCGCCGCGATCGGCAGCTATCAGGCGATCGCCTTCAAGATCGCGCGCATGGAGGCGCGGGCACACGTCGCCCGCACGGCCTACTACGACGCCGCCGCGCTGATGCTGGCCGGCAAGCCGTTCAAGAAGGCGGCGTCCATCGCCAAGATGGTGGCCAGTGAGGCCGCGATGGACAACGCCCGCGACGCCACCCAGATCTTCGGCGGCTACGGCTTCATGAACGAATACTCCG